Proteins encoded together in one Paracoccus sp. SMMA_5_TC window:
- the aroA gene encoding 3-phosphoshikimate 1-carboxyvinyltransferase codes for MSHSAEPLPMTARRSGPLTGEAAVPGDKSISHRALILGALAVGETHITGLLEGQDVLDTAKAMQAFGARVERLGPGEWKVNGVGVGGFAEPESVIDCGNSGTGVRLIMGAMATTPITATFTGDASLSRRPMGRVTDPLELFGCTVTAREGKRLPVTIQGAAEPVPIRYRTPVASAQIKSALLLAGLNAPGETVVIESEPTRDHTERMLAGFGAQIRCEQTDEGHVITLTGRPELVPQPISVPRDPSSAAFPVAAALIVPGSQLRVPGVSRNPTRDGLYVTLLEMGADIRFENPRDEGGEPVADLVVTHGPLRGVTVPPERAASMIDEFPILSVIAAFADGPTVMQGVHELRVKESDRIAAMEAGLIANGARVSSTQDSMTVQGGQGLAGGATVATHLDHRIAMSFLVAGLAAQRPITVDDAGPIATSFPDFLPLMRGLGAQIG; via the coding sequence ATGTCACATTCCGCCGAACCGCTTCCGATGACCGCGCGCCGCTCGGGTCCGTTGACGGGCGAGGCGGCGGTGCCGGGCGACAAGTCGATCAGTCACCGCGCCCTGATCCTGGGGGCGCTGGCGGTGGGCGAAACCCATATCACCGGCCTGCTCGAGGGGCAGGACGTGCTGGACACCGCCAAGGCCATGCAGGCCTTCGGCGCCAGGGTGGAAAGGCTTGGCCCGGGCGAGTGGAAGGTCAACGGGGTGGGTGTCGGCGGCTTTGCCGAACCCGAGTCGGTGATCGATTGCGGCAATTCCGGCACCGGGGTGCGCCTGATCATGGGCGCGATGGCCACCACCCCGATCACCGCCACCTTTACCGGCGATGCCAGCCTGTCGCGGCGCCCGATGGGACGGGTTACCGATCCGCTGGAACTGTTCGGCTGCACGGTGACGGCGCGCGAAGGCAAGCGGCTGCCGGTCACCATCCAGGGCGCGGCCGAGCCGGTCCCGATCCGCTACCGGACCCCGGTTGCCAGCGCGCAGATCAAGTCTGCGCTGTTGCTGGCCGGGCTGAATGCGCCCGGCGAAACGGTGGTGATCGAATCCGAACCGACTCGGGACCATACTGAACGGATGCTGGCCGGCTTTGGTGCGCAGATCCGTTGCGAGCAGACCGACGAGGGCCATGTCATTACCCTGACCGGGCGCCCCGAACTGGTGCCCCAGCCGATTTCGGTGCCGCGCGACCCCTCCAGCGCGGCCTTTCCGGTGGCGGCGGCGCTGATCGTGCCGGGCTCGCAGCTGCGGGTGCCGGGCGTCAGCCGCAACCCGACCCGCGACGGGCTTTATGTCACGCTGCTGGAAATGGGCGCCGATATCCGTTTCGAGAATCCCCGTGATGAGGGGGGCGAGCCGGTGGCCGATCTGGTGGTCACCCACGGTCCGCTGCGCGGCGTGACAGTGCCGCCCGAACGCGCCGCCAGCATGATCGACGAATTTCCGATCCTGTCGGTTATCGCCGCCTTTGCCGATGGCCCCACGGTGATGCAGGGCGTGCATGAGCTGCGGGTCAAGGAAAGCGACCGCATCGCCGCGATGGAGGCGGGGCTGATCGCCAACGGCGCCCGGGTCTCATCGACGCAGGACAGCATGACCGTGCAGGGCGGGCAGGGGCTGGCTGGGGGCGCCACCGTGGCCACGCATCTGGATCACCGCATCGCGATGTCCTTCCTGGTGGCAGGGCTGGCGGCGCAGCGGCCAATCACGGTTGACGATGCCGGACCCATCGCCACCTCTTTCCCCGATTTCCTGCCGTTGATGCGGGGGCTGGGGGCGCAGATCGGCTAG
- the trmB gene encoding tRNA (guanine(46)-N(7))-methyltransferase TrmB, with the protein MNDSKTSFDPNPPRRNFYGRRHGKTLRQSQKGYLSEDLGDLRPRGITVQENPQRLPIDPAAIFGDDRPVWLEIGFGGGEHMVHMAARYPDVGIIGCEPFINGVAMLLGKIRTAGVSNVSVHPGDARDLMDVLPDASISKAFLNYPDPWPKARHHRRRFVTPEHLIPLARVLRPRAEFRVATDIPDYVRQTLEEVPPAGFDLIDQGPRPWDDWLSTRYEQKALREGRVPHYVTFRRQG; encoded by the coding sequence ATGAATGACAGCAAGACCTCTTTCGACCCAAACCCGCCGCGCCGCAACTTCTATGGCCGGCGCCATGGCAAGACCCTGCGCCAGTCGCAAAAGGGCTATCTGTCCGAGGATCTGGGCGATCTGCGCCCGCGCGGCATCACCGTTCAGGAAAATCCCCAGCGCCTGCCGATCGACCCTGCCGCGATCTTTGGCGATGATCGCCCCGTCTGGCTGGAGATTGGCTTTGGCGGGGGCGAGCACATGGTGCATATGGCCGCCCGCTATCCGGATGTCGGCATCATCGGCTGCGAACCCTTCATCAACGGCGTGGCCATGCTGCTGGGCAAGATCCGAACGGCCGGCGTCAGCAATGTCAGCGTGCATCCGGGGGACGCGCGCGACCTGATGGATGTGCTGCCCGATGCCTCGATCAGCAAGGCGTTTCTGAACTATCCCGATCCCTGGCCCAAGGCGCGCCATCACCGCCGCCGCTTTGTCACGCCCGAACATCTGATCCCGCTGGCACGGGTGCTGAGGCCGCGTGCCGAATTTCGCGTGGCCACCGACATTCCCGATTACGTGCGGCAGACTCTGGAAGAGGTGCCGCCTGCGGGTTTCGACCTGATCGATCAGGGACCGCGGCCCTGGGATGACTGGCTGAGCACACGCTATGAACAAAAGGCCCTGCGCGAGGGTCGGGTGCCGCATTACGTCACCTTTCGGCGTCAGGGTTGA